Proteins found in one Zea mays cultivar B73 chromosome 1, Zm-B73-REFERENCE-NAM-5.0, whole genome shotgun sequence genomic segment:
- the LOC103630305 gene encoding uncharacterized protein has product MKTISYGYQSEFISVFHSTDPIILSASARSTDILLWAEDVKSFGWTIVFKISIGAGITDMCMSDDGNFLAAIVEKRLMIWKYCCVDVHESSCFSKLEEIQYENDDDIKRKKGVSLSKHCENIISLKWSSELDLLTGSSVGTICVHTHPALKENVHISLDTPFEVLYFRWSYVHAHNKSGPVKCVSWIPRKPSMLAVAGNDGVVIVWELVDADFDNPHNRNYMKEINYFYPGRRSSVGDEVLCYDVASIESIPDFGSTSSFKSEDTSDVDVDDDRDEVEDEQDEEQDQTDATSTAVRLKVQHVLEKQVDLESTVSEVFNNVQDVLEKLRALEEIADGHDDKLFELVGSHTEAKEKQEEIEESVGEVMLKLQDLEKVIENTKTELTSMVQLILPRLATLEGEVKLHKAEVIAAFQGVIQKPVEQEEMTKKEKFELVSKIQEMLQCHKVDVFAKQNKMEASFLAHCQKLDTTFVHKQNSLEQNLIRQMKQLEESMQSRLHLIEEENLKKHNEMTEKFDTMIGLLQKLSDTSSQ; this is encoded by the exons ATGAAGACTATCAGTTATGGGTATCAAAGtgaatttatctccgtatttcATTCAACCGACCCAATCATTCTATCAGCTTCTGCCAGATCAACTGATATACTTCTTTGGGCCGAAGATGTTAAAAGCTTTGGATGGACAATCGTATTTAAAAT ATCCATTGGTGCAGGAATTACAGATATGTGTATGAGTGATGATGGAAACTTCCTTGCCGCTATTGT GGAAAAGCGCTTAATGATATGGAAGTATTGTTGTGTGGACGTACATGAGTCTTCATGCTTTTCAAA GTTAGAAGAGATACAATATGAGAATGATGATGACATTAAAAGAAAAAAGGGTGTTTCACTATCAAAACATTGTGAAAACATAATATCGTTGAAATGGTCGAG CGAGCTTGACTTATTGACTGGTTCGTCTGTCGGGACCATATGTGTCCATACTCATCCTGCACTGAAAGAAAAT GTCCATATTTCTCTGGATACACCGTTTGAGGTGCTTTATTTTCGCTGGAGCTATGTGCATGCACATAATAAAAGTGGACCTGTGAAATGTGTTTCATGGATTCCAAGA AAACCTTCAATGTTGGCAGTAGCTGGTAATGACGGGGTAGTCATTGTGTGGGAACTGGTGGATGCTGATTTTGATAACCCTCACAATCGAAATTACATGAAAGAAATCAATTACTTCTACCCCGGACGTAGAAGCTCTGTAGGAGATGAAGTTTTATGCTATGATGTGGCTTCAATCGAATCAATCCCAGACTTTGGTAGCACCTCAAGTTTCAAAAGTGAGGACACATctgatgttgatgttgatgatgatcgtGATGAGGTGGAGGATGAGCAAGACGAGGAGCAGGACCAGACTGATGCTACATCAACTGCAGTACGGTTGAAAGTTCAACATGTTCTAGAGAAGCAGGTGGATCTTGAATCAACAGTATCTGAAGTGTTTAACAATGTTCAAGATGTTTTAGAAAAATTGAGAGCTCTAGAAGAAATTGCTGATGGGCATGATGATAAGTTATTTGAATTGGTTGGATCCCATACAGAAGCTAAGGAGAAGCAGGAAGAAATTGAAGAATCAGTGGGAGAGGTTATGCTGAAACTGCAGGACCTCGAAAAAGTGATTGAGAACACTAAAACTGAACTAACTTCTATGGTTCAACTTATTCTTCCTAGATTAGCTACACTGGAGGGAGAAGTGAAGCTACATAAGGCTGAAGTGATAGCAGCATTTCAAGGAGTTATTCAGAAACCAGTGGAGCAGGAAGAGATGACAAAGAAGGAGAAGTTTGAATTGGTTTCCAAAATTCAGGAGATGCTTCAATGTCACAAAGTTGATGTTTTTGCCAAACAGAATAAGATGGAAGCATCATTCTTAGCTCACTGTCAGAAGCTGGACACTACATTCGTTCATAAGCAAAATAGTTTGGAACAGAATCTCATCCGACAGATGAAGCAATTGGAGGAGTCTATGCAATCAAGGCTTCACCTAATAGAGGAGGAAAACCTAAAAAAGCACAATGAGATGACTGAAAAGTTTGACACAATGATAGGGCTTCTGCAGAAGTTATCTGACACCTCATCCCAGTAA